Proteins encoded together in one uncultured Desulfosarcina sp. window:
- the ubiE gene encoding bifunctional demethylmenaquinone methyltransferase/2-methoxy-6-polyprenyl-1,4-benzoquinol methylase UbiE codes for MENRELPFVREMFDAIAPRYDLLNRLLSLRQDVGWRKKMVAAMAVPESGQVLDVACGTGDVMVEIRRQKGPRVKVTGMDFSPAMLDLARKKIDPHGPDGACLLAGNALAMPFHGPTFDAVTIAFGIRNIQDKAGALKAFYDVLMPGGMVLVLELATPGSPRMREAYLAYFQKVLPLVGRLFSRHRFAYSYLPESVSRFPTPDAFIKIMKSAGFSKVSCRRLTLGIANLFVGVKPFGSGNS; via the coding sequence ATGGAAAACCGGGAGCTTCCCTTCGTACGGGAAATGTTCGATGCCATTGCCCCGCGCTACGATTTGCTGAACCGGCTGCTCAGCCTGCGGCAGGATGTGGGCTGGCGCAAAAAGATGGTTGCGGCCATGGCGGTCCCGGAAAGTGGACAGGTATTGGACGTGGCTTGCGGTACCGGGGATGTGATGGTGGAGATTCGCCGGCAAAAAGGACCGCGGGTCAAGGTGACCGGTATGGACTTTTCGCCGGCCATGCTGGACCTGGCTCGCAAAAAGATCGACCCGCACGGCCCTGACGGCGCTTGCCTGCTGGCGGGCAACGCCCTGGCCATGCCCTTTCATGGGCCAACCTTTGACGCCGTGACCATCGCCTTCGGCATCCGCAACATCCAGGACAAGGCCGGTGCCTTGAAGGCCTTTTATGACGTTCTCATGCCCGGCGGAATGGTCCTGGTGCTGGAGTTGGCCACTCCGGGCAGCCCCCGGATGCGGGAGGCCTACCTGGCCTATTTTCAGAAGGTGCTGCCGCTGGTCGGACGCCTCTTTTCCCGGCACCGCTTCGCCTATTCCTACCTGCCGGAATCGGTTTCCCGTTTCCCGACCCCCGATGCATTCATCAAGATTATGAAATCTGCCGGTTTTTCAAAGGTTTCATGCCGCCGCCTGACGCTGGGGATTGCCAATCTGTTTGTCGGTGTCAAGCCATTTGGAAGCGGGAACTCGTAA
- a CDS encoding SDR family NAD(P)-dependent oxidoreductase — translation MSYLSNKKILLTGAAGGFGTEYIRQLLQKGAHLIIADIDEKMVADKASSIPGSQGKTIACIGADLSSPEGCQSLYSKAVEKAGHVDIIIHNAGILTYGYYHDAHIERLYQLMQINTVAPMHLTSLFLPDMLRRGSGHLVFMSSVAGFAPTSFETAYSTSKFALRGFGMALSGELSKRGIAVTNIYPFWAGTNILNSPSYGQRRAKRVPSFMIDAPEKVIGAAVRGIEKQKLHVYPGFFAKATWWLTKIWPIIGRQPTQEVL, via the coding sequence ATGTCTTATTTATCGAATAAAAAAATTTTGCTGACCGGCGCTGCGGGAGGGTTTGGAACCGAATATATTCGGCAGCTTCTGCAAAAAGGCGCCCATTTGATTATAGCGGATATCGACGAAAAGATGGTGGCAGACAAAGCATCGTCGATCCCCGGTTCCCAGGGGAAAACGATCGCATGCATCGGTGCGGACCTGTCATCCCCTGAAGGATGCCAGTCGCTCTATTCAAAGGCTGTCGAAAAAGCAGGCCATGTCGATATCATCATTCATAATGCAGGGATACTGACCTACGGATATTATCACGATGCGCATATCGAGCGTCTTTACCAACTGATGCAGATCAACACGGTGGCGCCCATGCATCTCACATCGCTTTTCCTTCCCGACATGCTTCGTCGGGGTTCCGGACATCTGGTGTTCATGTCTTCCGTGGCCGGTTTTGCCCCCACCTCTTTCGAAACCGCGTATTCGACGTCCAAATTCGCATTGAGAGGGTTTGGCATGGCCCTTTCCGGAGAACTGTCCAAAAGGGGAATCGCGGTAACGAACATCTATCCATTCTGGGCGGGCACCAATATTTTAAACTCGCCGTCCTATGGTCAGAGGCGGGCAAAACGGGTGCCGTCCTTCATGATCGATGCTCCAGAAAAAGTTATCGGTGCCGCCGTCCGAGGGATCGAAAAACAAAAGCTGCATGTATATCCGGGCTTTTTTGCCAAAGCCACATGGTGGCTAACCAAAATATGGCCGATTATCGGCCGGCAGCCAACGCAGGAAGTTCTTTAA
- a CDS encoding NAD(P)-dependent oxidoreductase, whose protein sequence is MVGNKIFNGGPSYRAAQAPRALPCGLARLPSICHSETYQLVMDYHNRGIIRATIIRPANVIGPGSVWVADFADALKRKSRFPVIDNGRHHAALVYVENLVDGIMLALEKEIAHGKTYHFRDDYDENWKTYIEDIAAITEKKVNFSNVPFGLAWSMATFVDTFIKPLGLKVDLTRHTVGLTGRANDVDASRAKEELGWKTRVSYETAMAKIAKGMQASAATN, encoded by the coding sequence ATGGTAGGGAACAAAATTTTCAACGGCGGCCCGAGTTACAGAGCAGCCCAGGCTCCCCGAGCTTTACCCTGCGGGCTCGCTCGCCTGCCCTCCATCTGTCACTCGGAAACGTACCAGCTGGTGATGGATTATCACAACCGGGGGATTATCCGTGCCACCATCATCCGCCCGGCGAACGTTATCGGACCGGGAAGTGTGTGGGTCGCCGATTTTGCCGATGCGCTGAAACGAAAATCCAGGTTTCCAGTGATCGACAATGGACGGCATCATGCGGCGCTGGTTTATGTCGAAAACCTGGTGGACGGCATCATGCTTGCCCTGGAAAAGGAGATCGCCCACGGAAAGACGTACCATTTCCGGGATGATTACGATGAAAACTGGAAAACCTATATCGAAGACATCGCAGCCATCACGGAGAAAAAGGTGAATTTTTCCAATGTGCCGTTCGGGCTGGCATGGAGCATGGCCACCTTCGTCGACACCTTCATCAAACCGTTGGGTCTCAAAGTGGATTTGACCCGGCATACGGTGGGGTTGACCGGCCGCGCCAACGATGTGGACGCCTCCAGGGCGAAAGAAGAGCTCGGATGGAAAACCAGGGTTTCCTATGAAACGGCGATGGCAAAAATTGCAAAAGGGATGCAAGCCTCCGCAGCAACAAACTAA
- a CDS encoding transposase: MKKTSIYSDRSQELLALFENAGNASKLMCVPIDYAKKDHLVMFCNGNGEVLRKPFSVKNSPDGVKYLLDQVNRSCRNRHIQSDHVFFGGEDVNSYAENFANTIRAKGWLVANVNAHDAKKQRENLQASTDRLDLMGIATMLLNRRANCCPAQTGVYRNLRTLVRHRKKLVKMKTEVRNRIHTIVDRLFPGFLNERKSGVLPFSNSSLYLMQERFSAPQIRRRQRGALIRNLEKRGTKKAEAVAAKLQEYASQVLTTPDEYTTTLQISLTSHVNHYRCLFEGAQQLANEMAQLLAKTQGAFITSIKGIGIVLAAGVTGEIGDPLAQRSTDQLASYAGIVPKVKQTGGKQGPSKTGHVSKRSNHILKDFVVQSAFHIGRYGPKDLQDDFSRREADGQHADFGIARRFVRITMCMMRTSQVYLPPEMRSTQIKPDRRADYYLAMWPYVRDKWSKANALKVAFAKDQPLGQWRYIVQEIYGIKLKI, from the coding sequence ATGAAAAAGACAAGCATCTATTCGGATCGAAGTCAAGAACTGCTGGCGCTATTCGAAAATGCAGGCAATGCATCAAAGCTGATGTGTGTGCCCATCGATTACGCCAAAAAGGATCATCTGGTTATGTTCTGTAATGGAAACGGCGAGGTCCTCCGCAAACCTTTTTCGGTTAAGAATTCCCCTGACGGCGTGAAGTACCTTCTCGACCAGGTAAACCGTTCTTGCCGTAATCGCCATATTCAGTCTGACCATGTCTTTTTCGGTGGCGAAGATGTCAACTCGTATGCTGAGAATTTCGCCAACACAATTCGGGCAAAAGGGTGGCTGGTTGCCAACGTGAATGCCCATGATGCAAAGAAGCAGCGTGAGAATTTACAGGCCAGCACGGATCGGCTGGACCTGATGGGCATTGCCACCATGCTGCTCAACCGCCGGGCCAATTGTTGCCCGGCACAGACTGGCGTGTATCGCAATCTACGAACCCTAGTTCGCCACCGAAAGAAGCTGGTCAAGATGAAAACCGAAGTCCGTAACAGGATCCATACGATTGTCGACCGACTCTTTCCCGGTTTTCTGAATGAAAGAAAAAGTGGGGTCCTTCCTTTTTCAAACAGCTCGCTATACCTGATGCAGGAGCGTTTCAGCGCACCGCAGATCCGTCGCCGCCAACGGGGGGCATTGATCCGAAACTTGGAAAAGCGGGGAACAAAAAAAGCTGAAGCGGTAGCAGCCAAACTTCAGGAATACGCATCTCAGGTACTTACCACGCCAGACGAATATACCACCACACTTCAAATCTCCTTGACCAGCCACGTAAATCATTACCGCTGTCTGTTTGAGGGAGCTCAGCAACTGGCGAATGAAATGGCCCAACTGTTGGCCAAGACCCAGGGTGCCTTTATAACCAGTATCAAAGGTATCGGCATTGTTCTGGCTGCTGGTGTTACCGGCGAGATCGGCGATCCTTTGGCACAACGATCAACGGATCAACTGGCATCATATGCCGGCATCGTACCCAAAGTGAAACAAACTGGTGGCAAGCAGGGGCCTTCGAAAACGGGCCATGTCAGTAAACGAAGCAACCATATTCTGAAAGACTTCGTCGTGCAGTCCGCATTCCATATTGGTCGTTATGGCCCCAAAGATTTGCAGGACGACTTCAGTCGCCGTGAAGCTGACGGCCAGCATGCTGACTTCGGGATAGCCCGTCGCTTTGTACGTATCACCATGTGCATGATGCGGACATCCCAAGTTTACTTACCGCCTGAAATGAGAAGTACTCAAATCAAACCTGATCGGCGTGCTGATTATTACCTGGCAATGTGGCCCTACGTGCGGGACAAATGGAGCAAGGCCAACGCACTCAAGGTGGCCTTTGCCAAGGACCAACCGTTGGGGCAATGGCGATATATCGTTCAGGAGATCTATGGGATAAAGTTAAAAATCTAA
- a CDS encoding NAD(P)-dependent oxidoreductase, protein MNEGKRVLVTGAAGFIGSFLCPRLLEKDYSVTALDINEKSARKLRDKGIEAVICDLSDPGSLKNATEGKDIIIHLAARLNPWGTRKMFYDSIYETTKNILDDIGKNTPQFVYLSSICAAGAGGRKDHLTGLKEDDPVFKTGKSYYCDAKYDSEKSTRIFATLFSTIF, encoded by the coding sequence ATGAACGAGGGAAAGCGTGTTCTGGTGACCGGAGCCGCCGGTTTTATCGGGTCCTTTTTGTGCCCCCGGCTGCTTGAAAAAGATTATTCCGTTACCGCACTGGACATCAACGAAAAAAGCGCCCGAAAGCTCCGGGATAAAGGCATCGAGGCGGTGATTTGCGATCTGTCGGACCCCGGTTCGCTCAAAAACGCAACCGAGGGAAAAGACATCATTATTCATCTTGCCGCAAGACTCAATCCCTGGGGAACCCGCAAGATGTTTTACGATTCGATTTACGAAACCACGAAAAACATCCTCGACGATATCGGCAAGAACACGCCGCAGTTTGTCTATCTGAGTTCCATTTGCGCCGCCGGTGCGGGCGGCAGGAAAGACCATTTGACGGGTCTCAAAGAAGACGATCCCGTATTCAAGACCGGCAAATCCTATTATTGCGACGCCAAATACGATTCGGAAAAGAGCACCAGAATTTTTGCAACCCTTTTTTCGACCATTTTTTGA
- a CDS encoding acetoacetate decarboxylase family protein: MKKNFFDVPRTYYTTSHTRTQVPMFFFKMAARIINYFIDYDRVLPKLEGTGLKPCRFSKNKAMVSLIFFNYQQVTIGGYDEVVITIMVYPEALGAPPCPLSTILFVKKGDWWGNLGSYVLEMPVTIPAARAAGREIWGFPKFLTTIPYSLAGNHFEFGVDDPDTSEAIVRVKGEMGAGFSASAFDLVSFNNYEDTVFRVVTEVNGKMKNCLCKGVEVKTGPSEHRMAKNIRDLGLEEAKPFAIMSSDYLQTRLNPGKPVADWKSQPLPYRYEQEEEFYKRQYDLLGENK, translated from the coding sequence ATGAAGAAGAATTTTTTTGATGTTCCCCGGACCTATTACACGACCTCCCATACGAGAACCCAGGTGCCCATGTTTTTCTTCAAAATGGCCGCCCGGATTATCAATTATTTTATCGATTATGACCGTGTATTGCCAAAACTGGAAGGCACCGGCCTGAAGCCCTGCCGCTTTTCCAAAAACAAGGCCATGGTCTCGCTCATCTTTTTTAACTACCAGCAAGTGACCATCGGCGGGTACGACGAGGTGGTCATTACAATCATGGTTTATCCGGAAGCCCTCGGTGCGCCGCCCTGCCCGCTTTCCACCATCCTGTTTGTCAAAAAGGGGGACTGGTGGGGAAACCTGGGATCCTATGTGCTGGAAATGCCGGTCACGATCCCGGCGGCAAGAGCGGCGGGGCGGGAAATCTGGGGCTTCCCGAAATTTCTCACGACGATTCCGTATTCCCTGGCGGGAAACCATTTTGAGTTCGGCGTCGATGATCCGGATACAAGCGAGGCGATTGTGCGCGTGAAAGGCGAAATGGGCGCGGGTTTTTCCGCGAGCGCCTTCGATCTCGTTTCTTTCAACAACTATGAAGACACGGTTTTCCGAGTGGTAACGGAAGTAAACGGAAAAATGAAAAACTGCCTGTGCAAAGGCGTCGAAGTCAAAACCGGTCCCAGTGAGCATCGTATGGCAAAAAACATCAGGGATCTCGGGCTGGAAGAGGCAAAGCCGTTTGCCATCATGAGTTCCGATTATCTGCAAACCCGGTTGAACCCAGGAAAGCCGGTGGCCGATTGGAAATCACAGCCACTGCCGTATCGGTACGAACAGGAAGAGGAGTTCTATAAACGGCAATACGACTTGCTCGGGGAGAACAAATGA
- a CDS encoding TetR/AcrR family transcriptional regulator has protein sequence MPKPQRTFEEIEKTKTEILEQTVILIAEVGYNNFTMRKLAARLGITATTIYNYYKNKDDLFLNLLIRGFQELYARLEYAYRRQTTPAEKLRAMIAAYTDFGLNDANFYNLMYAWHVPKYNDYVGTSMEPVARQQLEGALKIPEIFSITIKAYAEASNKLITDDETVFLMIHYWSHIHGFIAGCNNMTLYYLHKDPIAYKEQHIDSITEKFREDVLRLKRKGEKK, from the coding sequence ATGCCCAAACCGCAACGAACATTTGAAGAAATAGAGAAAACAAAAACCGAGATTCTTGAGCAGACGGTGATTTTGATTGCCGAAGTCGGCTATAACAATTTCACCATGCGCAAGCTTGCCGCAAGGCTCGGCATTACAGCGACAACAATCTATAATTATTATAAAAACAAGGACGATCTGTTTCTCAACCTTTTAATCCGGGGATTTCAGGAGCTTTATGCGCGACTGGAGTACGCCTATCGGCGCCAGACGACACCTGCGGAAAAACTGCGCGCCATGATCGCGGCGTATACCGACTTCGGCTTGAACGATGCGAATTTCTATAACCTCATGTATGCTTGGCATGTTCCGAAATACAACGACTACGTGGGCACTTCCATGGAACCGGTGGCACGCCAGCAACTTGAAGGCGCGTTAAAAATTCCGGAAATATTTTCCATTACAATCAAGGCATATGCTGAAGCATCGAATAAATTGATCACCGATGACGAGACGGTGTTTTTGATGATCCATTATTGGAGCCACATCCATGGCTTTATCGCCGGATGCAACAACATGACGCTGTATTACCTGCATAAGGACCCCATCGCGTATAAGGAACAACATATCGATTCGATAACGGAAAAATTCAGGGAAGACGTGCTGCGGCTGAAACGAAAAGGAGAGAAGAAATGA
- a CDS encoding ABC transporter substrate-binding protein: MKMIWNAILLIALAAIVSIESGAHAATIRVALDAEPNSLDPQVYLHCVTIQYAHMAFDPLLRQGVDGTLEPRLAEKWEQVNSTTIRFYLRKGVTFHSGNPFTAEDVAFTLQRLKKSEEFKGLFEKFSEVKIRDTHTVDLITKEPYAPALLMATHIFPMDKKFYSGTDPRSGQPKDIIVKGGYSFANVNESGTGFFRVSLRKPGVKTVYTRFENYWDENTGNIDTIIYIPISDSQKRLNALLAGEVDFIYPVQEDAFERFIQHERLKLVTFPGSTLFFFELNQKRCPPFADIRVRKAMIYAYDNIGVVQKILNGFATPATQNLPKAFLGHNPDLQPRYNVGKARQLMAEAGYEKGFSCSMIVSDARKCHVEIARAFASMMDRIGIKVALTISAKGQYIEQLLKQVTDIRLTGWHPDAENPVNYFEYLHLCSDPTTGRGAYNSRNYCNPEVDRLTLLANRELDKVRRAGILQKIEKILYEDAAFIPVYWSNLAFASINSLNIEELVSPAIYYVYFGDLSVK; encoded by the coding sequence ATGAAAATGATTTGGAATGCTATCCTGCTAATAGCCCTCGCTGCTATCGTGAGCATCGAAAGCGGTGCTCATGCGGCAACCATCCGGGTGGCTCTGGATGCCGAACCCAACTCACTTGACCCGCAGGTTTATCTTCACTGTGTAACGATACAGTATGCGCATATGGCTTTCGACCCTCTGCTCCGCCAGGGGGTGGATGGAACGCTGGAACCGCGTCTGGCCGAAAAATGGGAACAGGTCAATTCCACGACGATCCGTTTTTATCTTCGCAAGGGGGTAACATTTCATTCCGGAAACCCTTTTACGGCAGAAGATGTAGCGTTCACCCTGCAGCGGCTTAAAAAATCCGAAGAATTCAAAGGTCTTTTTGAAAAATTTTCAGAAGTAAAAATACGCGATACGCATACGGTCGATTTAATAACCAAGGAGCCCTATGCCCCGGCCTTGCTGATGGCCACCCATATTTTCCCCATGGATAAAAAGTTTTACTCCGGCACGGATCCCAGAAGCGGCCAACCAAAAGATATCATCGTCAAGGGTGGGTATAGCTTCGCAAACGTCAACGAGTCCGGAACCGGCTTTTTCAGGGTGTCTCTGCGAAAGCCGGGGGTAAAGACGGTTTACACGCGTTTTGAAAATTACTGGGATGAAAACACGGGCAATATTGACACGATCATTTATATCCCGATTTCGGATTCACAAAAGCGGTTAAACGCCTTGTTGGCCGGCGAAGTTGACTTCATTTATCCGGTTCAGGAGGACGCGTTCGAACGGTTTATCCAACACGAACGCCTCAAGCTTGTCACTTTTCCAGGATCAACGCTCTTTTTCTTTGAACTCAACCAGAAACGCTGTCCGCCTTTTGCCGATATCAGGGTGCGTAAGGCCATGATTTATGCCTATGACAATATCGGGGTCGTGCAAAAAATACTCAACGGGTTTGCCACCCCGGCAACGCAGAATTTACCGAAAGCATTTCTGGGCCATAATCCTGATCTACAACCCCGCTATAATGTCGGCAAGGCCAGGCAACTGATGGCAGAAGCCGGCTACGAAAAAGGGTTTTCCTGTTCCATGATCGTATCCGATGCCCGCAAATGCCATGTGGAAATTGCTCGGGCGTTTGCATCCATGATGGATCGAATCGGCATCAAAGTAGCATTGACGATATCTGCAAAAGGTCAGTATATAGAGCAACTTCTAAAGCAGGTGACGGATATTCGGCTTACCGGATGGCATCCGGATGCCGAAAATCCAGTCAATTATTTTGAATATCTTCATCTGTGCTCCGATCCGACAACCGGCCGTGGGGCTTACAACTCCAGAAATTATTGCAATCCCGAGGTTGACCGGCTTACCCTTTTGGCCAACCGTGAACTGGACAAGGTCAGGAGGGCTGGAATACTGCAGAAAATTGAAAAGATTCTCTACGAAGACGCAGCATTTATTCCAGTTTACTGGAGCAATTTGGCCTTTGCGTCAATCAACAGCCTGAATATCGAAGAACTGGTCAGTCCGGCCATCTATTATGTCTACTTTGGCGACCTGTCCGTGAAGTGA
- a CDS encoding transporter substrate-binding domain-containing protein, producing the protein MQRDRVIAILFISTLSIFLFTSAGQGVCQNKPLVLVTGQWPPFRISDETRPFGLRGIDIDLASKTFQTLGLDITIERHPWARCLALMRSGMADLTSGIAYTAERDQYLLYVPVSYYTVRPVFYAQKGKSHILRKYDDLYGFMVGYVLGSAYFEPFNSDFRISKIGVSKEAQLIPMLRLGRVDVSIGTEPNLSYDIARLGYKGALEPTQYQPQEETELFFAISRKSPAVSYAQKIERILEQFVSDGVVDEIVNEYRQLVSERKEP; encoded by the coding sequence ATGCAAAGAGACCGGGTCATCGCGATTCTCTTCATATCAACGCTTTCCATCTTCCTTTTTACTTCAGCAGGCCAGGGAGTATGCCAGAACAAACCTCTTGTATTGGTGACCGGACAATGGCCTCCTTTTCGGATAAGTGATGAAACCCGTCCCTTCGGACTCCGTGGAATCGACATCGATTTAGCCTCGAAGACATTTCAGACCCTTGGCCTCGACATTACAATCGAGCGGCATCCCTGGGCAAGATGCCTTGCATTAATGCGAAGCGGCATGGCGGATTTGACCAGCGGCATCGCCTATACTGCCGAACGGGACCAATATCTGCTGTATGTGCCTGTCAGTTATTACACGGTTCGCCCCGTTTTTTACGCACAAAAGGGAAAAAGCCATATCCTTCGAAAATACGATGATCTATACGGCTTTATGGTTGGCTATGTATTGGGATCGGCGTACTTTGAGCCATTCAATTCGGATTTCCGGATCAGCAAAATCGGTGTTTCAAAAGAAGCGCAGCTTATACCCATGTTGAGGCTTGGGAGAGTAGATGTCTCCATCGGTACGGAACCAAATCTTTCCTACGATATCGCACGGCTCGGTTATAAAGGGGCGCTGGAGCCGACACAGTATCAACCTCAAGAAGAAACAGAACTGTTTTTCGCCATATCCCGCAAATCCCCAGCCGTCAGCTATGCACAGAAAATCGAAAGAATTCTTGAGCAGTTTGTTTCCGATGGCGTTGTTGACGAAATCGTCAACGAATACAGGCAGTTGGTTTCGGAGAGAAAAGAGCCTTAA
- a CDS encoding IS630 family transposase gives MKKLKISDADIAILILQDEIRRSYEARYDHRLHAILMVAQDMSCRQVAQLLGDSPRTIAYWVKRFEAEGLSGLADADRPGRPSKLNQAQIQTIELALRSHPSKYGLAGNLWDGKLLSHFIDQEFGIQIGVRPCQRLFRRLGFRLRKPRPLIAKADPQAQQDFKKNC, from the coding sequence ATGAAAAAGCTAAAAATTTCTGATGCCGACATTGCTATACTTATCCTGCAAGATGAAATCAGAAGGTCATATGAAGCTCGCTACGACCATAGGCTCCATGCAATTCTGATGGTTGCCCAAGATATGAGTTGTCGTCAAGTTGCCCAGTTGCTCGGTGATTCACCCAGAACAATTGCATATTGGGTGAAACGATTTGAGGCGGAAGGGCTTTCCGGGCTTGCAGATGCAGACCGCCCTGGAAGACCCAGCAAACTGAATCAGGCGCAAATACAGACGATTGAACTGGCATTGCGTTCTCATCCTTCAAAGTATGGGCTTGCAGGTAATTTATGGGATGGAAAATTGCTTTCCCATTTCATTGACCAAGAGTTTGGCATTCAAATTGGTGTACGACCGTGCCAGCGCCTGTTTCGCCGGCTCGGCTTTCGATTGAGAAAACCACGCCCTTTGATTGCTAAGGCTGATCCACAAGCGCAGCAGGACTTTAAAAAAAATTGCTGA